The following are from one region of the Anomaloglossus baeobatrachus isolate aAnoBae1 chromosome 1, aAnoBae1.hap1, whole genome shotgun sequence genome:
- the DCK gene encoding deoxycytidine kinase codes for MATPPKRSCSELPPSPSSDTSSPGERSKVKRISIEGNIAAGKSTFVNILKKCNEDWEVVPEPIARWCNVQSNQDEFQELTTSQKSGGNLLQMMYEKPERWSFTFQSYACLSRIRAQVKAFGGKLREAEKPVLFFERSVYSDRYIFASNLYEAECMNETEWTVYQDWHEWMNSQFGADLELDAIIYLRAAPEKCLNRIYTRGREEEQGIPMEYLEKLHYKHESWLHHRNMRMDFAYLQDIPILTLDVNEDFKDDKQKQECLIEKVKEFLSTL; via the exons ATGGCCACTCCGCCCAAGAGAAGCTGCTCCGAGCTCCCGCCATCGCCCTCCTCAGACACGTCCTCTCCGGGGGAAAGGAGCAAGGTGAAGCGGATCTCTATAGAGGGGAACATCG CTGCAGGCAAATCTACATTTGTCAACATCCTCAAGAAATGCAATGAAGACTGGGAGGTTGTTCCTGAACCTATAGCAAGATGGTGCAATGTTCAGAGCAATCAAGATGAATTTCAG GAGCTGACAACATCCCAGAAAAGTGGCGGCAATCTTCTCCAGATGATGTATGAAAAGCCTGAGCGCTGGTCCTTCACCTTTCAGTCCTATGCTTGCCTCAGTCGTATCCGGGCCCAGGTGAAAGCCTTTGGAGGGAAGCTGAGGGAAGCAGAAAAGCCAGTCCTCTTCTTTGAGCGTTCGGTCTACAGCGATAG GTATATTTTTGCCTCTAATCTGTATGAGGCGGAGTGTATGAATGAAACGGAATGGACAGTTTATCAAGACTGGCATGAATGGATGAATTCCCAGTTTGGCGCTGATCTTGAGCTCGATGCTATTATCTATCTCCGTGCAGCACCTGAG AAATGCCTGAACCGAATTTACActcgtgggagagaggaagagcaaGGAATTCCTATGGAGTATCTAGAGAAGCTTCATTATAAGCATGAGAGCTGGCTCCATCACAGGAACATGAG gaTGGATTTTGCATATTTGCAAGATATTCCCATTTTGACTCTTGATGTGAATGAAGATTTTAAAGATGATAAACAGAAGCAAGAGTGTCTTATAGAAAAG